In Aquila chrysaetos chrysaetos chromosome 2, bAquChr1.4, whole genome shotgun sequence, the following are encoded in one genomic region:
- the PTP4A1 gene encoding protein tyrosine phosphatase type IVA 1 produces the protein MARMNRPAPVEITYKNMRFLITHNPTNATLNKFIEELKKYGVTTVVRVCEATYDTAPVEKEGIQVLDWPFDDGAPPSNQIVDDWLNLLKVKFREEPGCCIAVHCVAGLGRAPVLVALALIECGMKYEDAVQFIRQKRRGAFNSKQLLYLEKYRPKMRLRFKDSNGHRNNCCIQ, from the exons ATGGCCCGAATGAACCGCCCAGCTCCTGTGGAAATCACCTACAAGAACATGAGATTCCTAATCACACACAATCCAACCAATGCAACCTTAAACAAATTTATAGAG GAACTTAAGAAATACGGCGTTACCACAGTGGTAAGAGTGTGTGAAGCTACTTATGACACTGCTCCGGTGGAAAAAGAAGGCATTCAGGTTTTG GATTGGCCCTTTGATGACGGTGCTCCACCATCTAACCAGATTGTTGATGATTGGCTAAATCTCCTTAAAGTTAAATTTCGTGAAGAACCTGGTTGTTGTATTGCTGTACACTGTGTTGCTGGCCTTGGAAG agcTCCAGTCTTAGTTGCTCTTGCACTGATAGAATGTGGAATGAAGTATGAAGATGCAGTGCAGTTCATAAGACA GAAGCGGCGTGGAGCTTTTAACAGCAAGCAACTTCTGTACTTGGAGAAATACCGCCCCAAGATGCGTTTGCGCTTTAAAGACTCCAATGGTCACCGAAATAACTGTTGTATTCAGTAA